The genomic window TGACCTTAGATGATTTAGTTTCAAAATTAAATCTCAGTCGCTCAACCTTATACCGATTATTAAGCACAATGAATATCGCACTAAAAGAGCGATACAGCATTGAAATCTCTTTTAATCCGTTTAAGTTCATTGGTAAAGAGATTGATATTCGATATTTCCTAACGCAATTTATTACTGAGCGATACTTTGATACACTAAGTGAAATCAGTTGGTTAAATATTGAATATTTAGATAATTTGTTAATTTTTCTGAATCAAGATTTAAACACAACAATTGATTATACGATTCTTCGTACAGTAAAACATTCAATTATTATTAATGCCATTCGCCTTAAACAAGGATTTTATGAATTTGATGATGTCGAATTCCGTCAAGACCTTGTTGAACAACTTCTGGACAAGCATCCTTTAATTCGGGAGCAATTAACACATTTATTCAAAAGCAACAATGTTCAGTTTGAAGTTCAACTCGTTTATGATTTATTCAAAGGCTCCTTATTAAAAAATTACTACTATTCAACAAAGGAATTACTTTACGCTCTTGATGGAAACCCAGCATTAAGAACATCATATAATCGATTAAAGGCAATGCTACACACTATTTCTGAACAATTTACTCTGTCCTTACCAAATGAAGAAGATTTAATTTATTATCTTTTTAGTTCGGTAACTTTATATAAGTTTGTTATGAACTCAAGTTACATTCTATACGACGCAAAAGGACTTTTCGTAAAAGACTTAGTAAAACATCATCCATCTTTTGTCGATGCTTGTAAAGCTCAACTCGTAGAGTATTTAAATGCTTCATCCATTGAATATCACCCTGATTTTCTCAATCACTTAATTTATATTCTCTACACTCACTGGGAAAATTTGTCGACTTCACTATATACGAATGGTCGTATAGTTAAAGCCTTAATTATTAGTGCTTTCGATATCAATCATGCGCTGATGGTTAAATCACAATTGACATTCCAATTCTCTAATCGCATTCATTTTGATGTTTATACAGACGCCTTACTCGACTTTGACTCCTTAAGTCAATCTGACTACGACATTATCATTGGTAATTATCCTTTACCTAAGCTGTCTGATAAACATACTTTAACCATTCGTTCTATCATTACTATTGAAGATACAATTGCTTTACTAAATATTCTAAATGAAATGTTTGATTCCAATCCAAAAGAGCACTAGGCAGTTGCCCAGTGCTCTTTTATTGAAAATAAAAAACTGCTAAATGAATAGCAGTTTAAATATATAAATTATTTAGCTTTTAAAGCAGCCGTAGTAATATAGTTGTAAGGCTTGTTAAAGTGAGGTAAGAAGAAAATATCAGTTAACTTCAATGTATCAATAGTCACTTTTTCTTGAATAGCTAATGAGAACATGTGAATTGTTGCTGACATATCATAACGAGAAGCAATTTGTGCTCCAACAATACGACGCGATCCTTTTTCGAATACGATACGGATCTTCACTGGTTCGTTTCCACTCATGTATTCAGATTTTTGAACATCTTCATGCTCAACGTAATCAACGTCGATACCGAAACGTTCACATGCTTTCACAGAGTAGCCTGTAGAAACTAAGTTTAAGCCAAAGATTGAGATACCATTTGACCCTTGAACTCCAACGTGTTCTAAGTCAGTACCAGCAACATTATGTCCACCAACGATTCCTGAACGAACAGCGTTACTAGCTAAAGCAATATAAGCAGTGTCTTGTAAAGCGTTCGAGTAAACTGTTGCACAGTCACCTACTGCATATACATCTGGATCACTTGTTTGTTGATGACGATCTACTAAGTATGCACCGTTAGCGAATAATTCTAAGTGACCTTGTCCTAAATCATTATTAGGTCGGAAGCCAATCGCATTCACAACTAAATCAATGTCGTAATGACCTTTATTTGTTTTAATTGCGCTAACACGTCCGTTTTGACCTTCATAAGCTTCAGCTAATTCGCCGAACTTTAAGTCTATACCGTTATCCGCTAAGTTTTTGTCCATTAATTCTGCAAATTCTTCGTCATAGTAATTAGATAAAGAAGTAGACATTGCATCAAATAATAATACTTGTTTACCACGACGTTGGATCGCTTCTGCAACCTCAACACCAATGTAACCAGCACCAATTACAGCAACTCTTTGTACTTCATCTTTATTTAACTCTGCATCTACTGCTTGTCCTTCTTGGAATAATTTCAAGAAGTGAATTCCATCTAAGTCCTTACCAGGTACATTCGGCTCAATTGGTTTTGAACCTGTAGCTAGGATTAATTTGTCATACGATTCTTCAATCTTTTCGCCATTTTTTCTTACAGCGTGAACAACTTTATTAGCGTAATCCACATTATCAACAGATGTTTCCATCATGATACGCGCACCTTTGTTTTCAAAATCTCCACTTTTAGCATAGAATAAGTCATTACAGTCTTCTACTTCACGGGCAATCCATAATGCAGTCCCTGCTCCAACATAACTAATATTATCGTTTTTTTCGATTAATACGACTTCATTATTTTTATACTCATCTAATAAAACATTTGCTGCTGCGATACCTGCGTGATTTGCTCCAATAATTACAACTTTCATAAATTATTTCCCCCTATTACTACTTTGTAAGTACATAGTATCACAAACAATTTAACATTTTAAATTAAATTTTTATGAGATAGTTTGTGAAATGTAGGTAAACACTGGCTAAACAAGCTTTATAACCTTATCAATTTCGCTATAATAATTGCTTATAGGCTTGTGAAATTTAGAGTTAACTATTATACTCGTTGTATACAATGCGTTTACATCTGTATTTATCTAAATATATTGCGATTTGTAAAGGATGCCTAATTGTTTCAATCTCGTATATAATTGAGTATTTAACCCAAAAAGGATAGTTTGTGAAATGATTGGTATAAAATGTTAAACACAATTTTATTACAACATAAAAAAAGCAGTGATTTAAATCACTGCTTACTTGAGTTACTTTGTTTGCTTCTTATACCACCAAGGAACATATAAAAATATCATGACAACTGCGACTACAATCCAAGCCATTATAATATAACCTAATTGGATTGTTAAAGGTTGTGTCAAGCAAACAATTAATATATATGCAACCAACTGAATGGCAGCTATCACTAAAGTCGTCCCTTGAAATGCCTTAACAACTGAACCTTCTCGATTAGGATAAATTCGTTGAAAGGGTTGATTCGTATAAACTGTCATTAATGGAACAAGTTGTATAAAAGTTAGAATGTGGCTCATTATTCCCATTCCAAGTAACATCCAACGATTATTGGTTATAATCATTAAAACTGAGATAAACAGCATCACTCGAATCCACACTCCACTGTAGGCGTTGTTTCTAAACAGCGCTCTTAGGAATAAGTATGAATAGCGATTATTATTTAACTTCTTCATAAACATAAGTGCTTTATCAAGATATGGACGACGTTTAACCGATGGTCTTAAATGAGGAACATCCGCAAATATCGAAACCCACTTATAAAAACTGGCTTCGCGTCGGGTCTCTTCCTCAACCACATAATCAAAAGCAACCCAACGTTCACTCCGTTTTGACATTGCCCAGAATATATAGATTATCAAAAGGAAACCAACAACCAATGGAATATACATACTCCATACCGTAGGTAAAGCGAATGTTAATAATAGGACCATTGCCACGAGTAGCGTATGATGCCACCTTGTTAATTGTTGTCCGATCAACTGAGCAAAGCCTAAGCTGAATACGTCCAAATATAACAAAAGAAAACTTAAGACTTTAAAAGCTACCATATACAGAATAAGAACCCAGCTTTGACTCAATTGCCACACTGAGATTAAATCTAAAAATGGAATAATCATCACAGTTCCTATTGAAATGATTACTATCGGTAAAACTAATGAAACCACTGTGCTTCGTAACCAATAACTATGCCACTCTTCACCTCGGGGAAATAAATAGCTTTTGTCTGGGTCTTTGGTCAACCAAATAGGCTGTCCGAATTGGAAAATACTACTCAACCATATAACCACACCAAGAATAATAACCCAACGAATGACACTCAGATCCAACGCTTGTAATTGCATGATTAAGTCTCGATAATACAAAGCACCAAAAGCTAAGATGATAAGTAAAATGATTGAAAAATGATCATTCATAATTAACTTAGAATACTTACCTATTTCTTTTAAATAATTTGAATACCGCTGCTGCCATAAGCTCTTGAAGTCACCCATTAGAGCGCCTCCTCTTGCTCAGTCATCTCGATATAAATATCATCTAACGACGCTTCTGGCATAAGAAAATGTTCTCTTAAAGCTGGTAAGTCACCTTGTCCAATTAAAACACCTGCACGCAACATCAAGAAGTAATCACACAATTCATCAGCGATACTTAAAACATGTGTTGTAAATAAAATTGCTGAGCCATCTGCTGCTCGTTCTTTTAAGAGATTTGTAAAGTCACGAATCGCAATTGGATCCAAACCTAAGAAGGGTTCGTCAATAATAAGTATTTTAGCATCTGTTATTAAAGCACAGATGACCATTACTTTTTGCTTCATCCCTTTTGAAAAATGCGTTGGAAACCAATTCAAGTTCTTATCTAATCTAAACATTTTTAATAATGGCTCTGCACGTTGCATAGCAACATCCACCGGAATATTATAGCCCAAAGCAGTCATCTCAATATGTTCCTGCAACGTTAACTCTTCATATAAGATAGGCGTTTCAGGAATATAAGCAATATTCTTGGCATAATCTTTATGATTATCAATAATTGATTTGCCATTTATCTTGACTGTTCCTTGTTGAGGCTCAATCAAACCAAGAATCGTTTTTAATAAAGTTGATTTCCCTGCTCCATTTAAACCAATTAATCCTACTATATCTCCAAATTGAATTGAAAAATTAATGTCTTTCAATACTGGTACTTGTCTGTACCCGCTAAATAAATTATCTACTTGTAATGTCATTATACTCTCCTTTATTACAATAAAGTTACTCAGTTATTATAGCATATCCATCCTAACTTAAGATGAACTCACTAATCAGTGGTAAAACCCGGATCCAATACAATACGCCAGATTTCTAAGGCTACTTTTAGTTTAGATCTCACTGATATTTCTTCATAGGTTCCATCCGCACCAATAACTAACACTTCATTGTGAGATGAGTTAAAACCAATCCCCTTATCGGATACATCATTCGCAATAATCCAATCAGCTTTTTTGTTTTTCAACTTACCTGAAGCATACTCGAATAGATTTTGTGTCTCGGCCGCAAAACCAATTAAGACTTGTTGGTCTTTTTCTTTACCTAATGTGGCTAAAATATCTGGATTCTCAGCTAAATCAAGTTGTAATGAATTATCACTACCCGCTTCTTTCTTTATCTTTTGATCCGCTTGATTAACAACACGGTAATCACTTACAGCTGCTGACATCACAACATAATTAGTATCACCAAAGTACTTATTCACTTGTACTTGCATAGCAATTGCTGAATCAACGTAGACTGCATTAACATTAAGTGGCACCTTTAAGTTTGGCTTAGTTGATATTAAAGTGACATCTGCACCATAATATGAAGCAGCTCTCGCCATCGCATACCCCATCTGACCAGAAGAATCATTCGAAATGTAACGAACAGGATCAATTCTTTCTACAGTTCCTCCTGCTGTCACTACAACTTTCATCCCTTGCAACCATTGAGGTAAACTTGTACGCATATATTGGTACTCAACCATCTCCACAATATCTTCAACTGAAGGCATCCGACCTTTCCCAGTATATCCTTCTGCTAGAAAGCCAGTTTCCGGCTCCATAACATAGTATCCAAATGATTCTAATCGCTTAATGTTTGCTTGTGTTGCCGGGTTTTCATACATCTTAGTATTCATCGCTGGAACGATCACACGCAATTTGTTCACAGCCATTAATGTACTTGAGACAGCGTCATCAGATATACCATTAGCCATCTTACCAATAATATTCGCCGTAGCCGGTGCAACTAAAGCAACATCCAACCAATCAGCAATTTGAATATGTTGAATCGATGTTGGATCATGTTCATCAAATGTATCCGTTAAAACAGTATGTTTTGTTAAAGTTTGTAATGTCAGTGGTGTAATAAATTCTTGAGCACTCTTACTCATTACAACACGGACGTTAGCACCCTTCTTAATTAATTGGCGTGCTAATTCACCCATTTTATAACTAGCGATACCACCTGTTATAAATAATCCTATGTTTACTTGGTTAAGCATTATTAACTCACTCCTTATCATTATATTAATTGTAAATGATATTAGTGAAACTGACTAGTCTTATGTCTGTATTTCAATCTATTATAGGAAAAAATGTATAAAAAAAAGACCAAGCCGAAGCTTGATCTTTTAAAGTCTAATTAGTTAAAATTAGTTTTCTTTTTTGAATGAAGGTGCTACTAAACCAACACCAGCTAATACAGCTAATGCAGCAGCTCCAAAGATTGCGTATGATGAAGACTCACCAGTTTCTGGTAATTCTGCTTGTCCAGAACCGTTGTTAGATCCACCGTTGTTAGATCCGTTTCCGTTGTTAGATCCACCGTTGTTGTTGTCATCTTCACCTGGAGTTTCTTCTCCTGGAGTTTCCTCAACTGGAGGAGTTACTTCGTTACCTTCTCCATCAGTATCAACATCAGTGTAATCTGGGTCGATAAAGTCTGGGTTACCATCTTTAAGGTTTTCTAAGTTTTCTTTAGCTGTTTGAGCACTATCAGCATAAGCTTTACCTTCTGCTTCTAATTCTTCACTTGATTTACCGTATAATTCTTCAAATAGGTCTTGTTGAACTCCACTGAAGCGGTCTGCGATATCAGCATAACGAATGTTTTCGTTTCCAGCAGCACGTTGGATAGTAACAACTGCTGTTACTAATTTAGCGTGTTGATTGTTAACTTCTGCTTGTAAAGCAAATACTGAACCATCAGCTTGTAATTTAGCTGTTTTAGCAGTGTTTAATGCTGTAAGTGCTGTTGCAACTTCAACATCTAAACGAGAAACTTCTGCTTGAGCTTTTTCACGACGAGCTGTTGCTGCATCTAATTTAGCTTTTGCTTGAGTAATTAGACCGTTATCTTCAGCGAAGTACTCTCCGTCTAAGTTGTTAGTGTTGTCTACAACGTCATCTAACTTAGCTTTTTTAGCTTCTACTGCTGCTGTAACTGCTGCTTTTTCTGCTGCAACATCATATGCTGCGTTTGCTGCTACTGCGTCTGCAAGAACAGATGCTGCATTAAATTCTGCTAATTCAGCTGCGTCTTTTTGAGCTTTAACTTCTTCATAATTTACTGCGTCTGTAGCAGGTACTACGATACCAGCGTTAACTGCAACTGCAGAATCATATGCAACTTGTGCGTTGTTCTCTGCTGCTACTAATTCAGCTTTTGTAGCGTCTACTGCTGCATGACCTTGAGCTTCTTCACTGTCATATTTAGCTAATGTGTCAGCATTGTATTTTAATGCTTCTTCAATTGCTGCTTTTTCAGCATTGTATTCTGCTGTAACAGTAATTAATGCACGGTCAGCTGCTTCTTCAGCTGCTTTAGCATCAGTTAATTCAGCGTTTGCTGAAGCTAGTTCAGCAACTAATTTGTCATAGTTTGCTTGAGCATCTGCTAAAGCTTTAATTTTTGCAGCGCGATCAGCTTCTGCTGTTTTTAGGTTTCCAATTGCTCCAGATCCGTCACGGCCTGGTCCGTATAAAGCATCGTAAGCTGCTTGGTAATCAGCTAATGCATCTGCTAATAATTTTTGGTTAAATTCTGAAGATTGTCCTGATGGAGCTGCTTCAACTGTTACTGATGCTACTGGTGCTAATACTCCACCTAATGCTAATGCTGCAGATGAAACTGCTACTAATTTAATTAATGATTTTTTCATTTATAATTTCCTCCTATTAATTCGAGACCTATTTTATAAGATTCTCCTAAGCGACATACAACTGGCAAGTTTAACATGCCTAAGTGATAAACTTCCCAAAATTCAATTCTTTAACTTAATAAAGAATTCCTTAAGTTCATCTTAAGAAAACTATACCAAGATTTATTTTCGTCGTCAATGGTTTTCACAAGTTGATACATTCTTGTAACACTTCTGTTAGAATTGAAACTTAATAAATCTTTACGTTCTTTAATGACTTGAGTAATTGTAATTCGACAATGTTTGCACGGTTCATGCAGTATTTCTTATGCCTTGAATACATTATAACTCATCTCTTAAGAAAATCAACAACTTTTTAAGGAATTCTTAAGAAATTAAACATTGACCTTAATTTTGATCGTAGTAATAAAGTTCAACCTCACCTGTAGCAGCATCTTCATATGCTTCAATATTTCGCATTTCTGGATCAGTATAACTAGT from Aerococcaceae bacterium DSM 111021 includes these protein-coding regions:
- a CDS encoding LPXTG cell wall anchor domain-containing protein yields the protein MKKSLIKLVAVSSAALALGGVLAPVASVTVEAAPSGQSSEFNQKLLADALADYQAAYDALYGPGRDGSGAIGNLKTAEADRAAKIKALADAQANYDKLVAELASANAELTDAKAAEEAADRALITVTAEYNAEKAAIEEALKYNADTLAKYDSEEAQGHAAVDATKAELVAAENNAQVAYDSAVAVNAGIVVPATDAVNYEEVKAQKDAAELAEFNAASVLADAVAANAAYDVAAEKAAVTAAVEAKKAKLDDVVDNTNNLDGEYFAEDNGLITQAKAKLDAATARREKAQAEVSRLDVEVATALTALNTAKTAKLQADGSVFALQAEVNNQHAKLVTAVVTIQRAAGNENIRYADIADRFSGVQQDLFEELYGKSSEELEAEGKAYADSAQTAKENLENLKDGNPDFIDPDYTDVDTDGEGNEVTPPVEETPGEETPGEDDNNNGGSNNGNGSNNGGSNNGSGQAELPETGESSSYAIFGAAALAVLAGVGLVAPSFKKEN
- the coaBC gene encoding bifunctional phosphopantothenoylcysteine decarboxylase/phosphopantothenate--cysteine ligase CoaBC; this encodes MLNQVNIGLFITGGIASYKMGELARQLIKKGANVRVVMSKSAQEFITPLTLQTLTKHTVLTDTFDEHDPTSIQHIQIADWLDVALVAPATANIIGKMANGISDDAVSSTLMAVNKLRVIVPAMNTKMYENPATQANIKRLESFGYYVMEPETGFLAEGYTGKGRMPSVEDIVEMVEYQYMRTSLPQWLQGMKVVVTAGGTVERIDPVRYISNDSSGQMGYAMARAASYYGADVTLISTKPNLKVPLNVNAVYVDSAIAMQVQVNKYFGDTNYVVMSAAVSDYRVVNQADQKIKKEAGSDNSLQLDLAENPDILATLGKEKDQQVLIGFAAETQNLFEYASGKLKNKKADWIIANDVSDKGIGFNSSHNEVLVIGADGTYEEISVRSKLKVALEIWRIVLDPGFTTD
- a CDS encoding ABC transporter ATP-binding protein, giving the protein MTLQVDNLFSGYRQVPVLKDINFSIQFGDIVGLIGLNGAGKSTLLKTILGLIEPQQGTVKINGKSIIDNHKDYAKNIAYIPETPILYEELTLQEHIEMTALGYNIPVDVAMQRAEPLLKMFRLDKNLNWFPTHFSKGMKQKVMVICALITDAKILIIDEPFLGLDPIAIRDFTNLLKERAADGSAILFTTHVLSIADELCDYFLMLRAGVLIGQGDLPALREHFLMPEASLDDIYIEMTEQEEAL
- a CDS encoding ABC transporter permease, whose translation is MGDFKSLWQQRYSNYLKEIGKYSKLIMNDHFSIILLIILAFGALYYRDLIMQLQALDLSVIRWVIILGVVIWLSSIFQFGQPIWLTKDPDKSYLFPRGEEWHSYWLRSTVVSLVLPIVIISIGTVMIIPFLDLISVWQLSQSWVLILYMVAFKVLSFLLLYLDVFSLGFAQLIGQQLTRWHHTLLVAMVLLLTFALPTVWSMYIPLVVGFLLIIYIFWAMSKRSERWVAFDYVVEEETRREASFYKWVSIFADVPHLRPSVKRRPYLDKALMFMKKLNNNRYSYLFLRALFRNNAYSGVWIRVMLFISVLMIITNNRWMLLGMGIMSHILTFIQLVPLMTVYTNQPFQRIYPNREGSVVKAFQGTTLVIAAIQLVAYILIVCLTQPLTIQLGYIIMAWIVVAVVMIFLYVPWWYKKQTK
- a CDS encoding FAD-dependent oxidoreductase, whose translation is MKVVIIGANHAGIAAANVLLDEYKNNEVVLIEKNDNISYVGAGTALWIAREVEDCNDLFYAKSGDFENKGARIMMETSVDNVDYANKVVHAVRKNGEKIEESYDKLILATGSKPIEPNVPGKDLDGIHFLKLFQEGQAVDAELNKDEVQRVAVIGAGYIGVEVAEAIQRRGKQVLLFDAMSTSLSNYYDEEFAELMDKNLADNGIDLKFGELAEAYEGQNGRVSAIKTNKGHYDIDLVVNAIGFRPNNDLGQGHLELFANGAYLVDRHQQTSDPDVYAVGDCATVYSNALQDTAYIALASNAVRSGIVGGHNVAGTDLEHVGVQGSNGISIFGLNLVSTGYSVKACERFGIDVDYVEHEDVQKSEYMSGNEPVKIRIVFEKGSRRIVGAQIASRYDMSATIHMFSLAIQEKVTIDTLKLTDIFFLPHFNKPYNYITTAALKAK
- a CDS encoding helix-turn-helix domain-containing protein produces the protein MRRILSNQEERRLSIIELLSDLTEPITYKELASRLESSQRTISDDIDTISEIATQFTIHSTGPTVELIYKSNQNIQTVYRYFLSTSKGFMIINEILKHGSLTLDDLVSKLNLSRSTLYRLLSTMNIALKERYSIEISFNPFKFIGKEIDIRYFLTQFITERYFDTLSEISWLNIEYLDNLLIFLNQDLNTTIDYTILRTVKHSIIINAIRLKQGFYEFDDVEFRQDLVEQLLDKHPLIREQLTHLFKSNNVQFEVQLVYDLFKGSLLKNYYYSTKELLYALDGNPALRTSYNRLKAMLHTISEQFTLSLPNEEDLIYYLFSSVTLYKFVMNSSYILYDAKGLFVKDLVKHHPSFVDACKAQLVEYLNASSIEYHPDFLNHLIYILYTHWENLSTSLYTNGRIVKALIISAFDINHALMVKSQLTFQFSNRIHFDVYTDALLDFDSLSQSDYDIIIGNYPLPKLSDKHTLTIRSIITIEDTIALLNILNEMFDSNPKEH